The following are encoded together in the Gammaproteobacteria bacterium genome:
- a CDS encoding GNAT family N-acetyltransferase — MTSIARQGFSNLTLSRIAGHAGLTAGIVNFYFNSKEALLLETLKSVAEEFDHTVYSALDRAGSSPAERLRAVVLASLAPEITEPRKVAVWYAFMSEGHARADYQEICGHRDQRYFTEIHGLCREVIALANPRPAISASAIAHAICGLIDEFWQDVLFIGADFERERASNQCLAFLASVFPWAYQMPEGEGADPQHPGAGVRKPAIRRASTDDLSEVARLFDLYRQFYQQPANRRGAGVYLDQRFAAEDSVIFLAEDESGRAIGFTQMYPALCSVAMARYWVLYDLFVDRAARGAGVGRMLMERARAHAVESGALRIDLETAVDNTIGQALYESLGYVRETQFHKYSLNLG, encoded by the coding sequence ATGACCTCGATCGCCCGCCAGGGCTTTTCGAACCTCACGCTGTCGCGGATCGCCGGGCATGCGGGACTCACCGCGGGGATAGTCAATTTTTATTTCAACAGCAAGGAAGCCCTGTTGCTGGAGACGCTGAAAAGCGTCGCGGAGGAATTCGATCACACGGTCTATTCGGCGCTCGATCGCGCCGGATCGTCGCCGGCAGAGCGTCTGCGCGCCGTGGTGCTCGCCTCGCTGGCACCCGAGATCACGGAGCCGCGCAAGGTCGCGGTGTGGTATGCGTTCATGTCGGAGGGGCATGCGCGCGCCGACTACCAGGAAATCTGCGGGCATCGGGATCAGCGCTATTTCACCGAGATCCATGGCTTGTGCCGCGAAGTCATCGCGCTGGCGAACCCTCGCCCGGCGATCAGCGCCAGCGCCATCGCGCACGCGATTTGCGGCCTGATCGACGAGTTCTGGCAGGACGTGCTGTTCATCGGCGCCGACTTCGAGCGCGAACGCGCCAGCAACCAGTGCCTGGCCTTCCTCGCCAGTGTGTTTCCCTGGGCTTACCAGATGCCGGAGGGCGAAGGCGCCGATCCGCAGCACCCGGGCGCAGGCGTCCGCAAACCGGCCATTCGCCGCGCGTCCACCGATGATCTGTCCGAGGTGGCGCGCTTGTTCGACCTGTATCGGCAGTTCTACCAGCAGCCGGCGAACCGGCGCGGTGCCGGTGTCTACCTCGACCAGCGCTTCGCGGCCGAGGATTCGGTGATATTTCTTGCCGAAGACGAAAGCGGGCGTGCGATAGGCTTCACGCAGATGTATCCGGCCCTGTGCTCGGTCGCGATGGCGCGCTATTGGGTGCTGTACGATCTGTTCGTCGATCGCGCGGCGCGCGGCGCGGGTGTCGGACGGATGCTGATGGAGCGTGCCCGCGCCCATGCCGTGGAGAGCGGTGCGCTGCGCATCGATCTGGAAACTGCCGTGGACAACACCATCGGACAGGCGCTGTACGAATCGCTGGGTTATGTACGCGAGACGCAATTTCACAAATACTCGCTGAACCTCGGCTGA
- a CDS encoding glutamine synthetase encodes MSNTVAPVELDEFLQRHPGTRMIETLNVDAHGILRGKRIARDEFRTLYDKGLKVCRASTLLDVKGSTVAELGLGSRDGDPDCIALPVPGSLAPVPWLPSCPAQVLMSLDELDGTPCASDPRHIVRNVVARLAELGYHAVVATELEFYLVEEDAAGTLQPRLSRVGNTSRRQDGVQYAMLEDLWELDDFLADVYAACEAQGLPAGATLSEFASGQYEINLHHVDDPVLACDHAVLLKRLIKGVAARHGLTATFMAKPFAEHAGSGLHIHTSLYDGNRNNVFADPSGAAAPAHAPLLRHAIGGLAATMAEGMAVFAPNANSYRRIVPGAFVPLTPNWGYNHRAVSLRIPICDPPNMRVEHRSAGADANPYLVVACVLAGIHHGIVNACDPGPMIESGTFVEDPPITVPYRWDAALDRFTGASVLRSYLGERYCRHYEINRRSECDRFHAEISDRDFSWYLRTV; translated from the coding sequence ATGAGCAATACGGTCGCGCCTGTGGAACTGGATGAATTCCTGCAGCGTCATCCCGGGACGCGGATGATCGAGACGCTCAATGTCGATGCCCATGGCATCCTGCGCGGCAAGCGCATCGCCCGCGATGAATTTCGCACCCTCTACGACAAGGGCCTCAAGGTCTGCCGCGCCAGCACCCTGCTCGACGTGAAAGGCAGCACCGTGGCCGAACTCGGACTGGGTTCACGCGATGGAGACCCCGATTGCATTGCACTGCCCGTGCCGGGCTCGCTGGCGCCGGTGCCCTGGCTGCCCTCGTGTCCGGCACAGGTGCTGATGAGTCTCGACGAACTCGACGGCACGCCCTGTGCCAGCGATCCGCGCCATATCGTGCGCAACGTGGTCGCGCGACTCGCGGAACTCGGCTACCACGCGGTGGTGGCCACCGAGCTCGAGTTCTACCTGGTCGAGGAGGATGCCGCGGGAACCCTCCAGCCGCGCCTGTCACGAGTCGGCAATACCAGCCGTCGTCAGGACGGCGTGCAATACGCGATGCTCGAGGACCTGTGGGAACTGGACGATTTTCTCGCCGACGTGTACGCGGCCTGCGAGGCGCAAGGCCTGCCGGCCGGTGCCACGCTGTCGGAATTCGCATCCGGTCAGTACGAGATCAACCTGCACCACGTCGATGACCCGGTTCTGGCCTGCGATCACGCGGTGCTGCTCAAACGCCTGATCAAGGGAGTCGCCGCGCGCCACGGGCTGACCGCGACGTTCATGGCCAAGCCTTTCGCCGAACACGCCGGCAGCGGTCTGCATATCCATACGAGTCTGTACGATGGCAACCGCAACAATGTGTTTGCGGACCCTTCCGGTGCGGCCGCGCCGGCGCATGCCCCGTTGCTGCGCCATGCCATTGGCGGCCTCGCCGCCACCATGGCCGAGGGCATGGCGGTGTTTGCGCCCAACGCGAACTCGTATCGCCGCATCGTCCCCGGTGCCTTCGTGCCGCTGACCCCGAACTGGGGTTACAACCACCGCGCGGTTTCGCTGCGGATCCCGATCTGCGACCCGCCCAACATGCGGGTGGAGCACCGCTCGGCCGGTGCCGATGCCAACCCCTACCTGGTCGTGGCCTGCGTGCTGGCCGGCATCCATCACGGCATCGTGAACGCCTGCGATCCGGGACCGATGATCGAATCCGGTACCTTCGTCGAGGACCCGCCGATCACCGTGCCTTATCGCTGGGACGCCGCGCTCGATCGATTCACCGGCGCATCGGTCCTGCGCTCTTATCTCGGCGAGCGCTATTGCCGGCATTACGAGATCAATCGGCGCAGCGAATGCGACCGTTTTCATGCCGAGATCAGCGACCGGGATTTCAGCTGGTACCTGCGAACCGTCTGA
- a CDS encoding aldehyde dehydrogenase, producing the protein MSLDSASLLDHEQWRLLAERSIANTDTRLFIGGDYCNSHSGLRFQSVNPASGEILADVHAGSQEDIERAVRAARSAFRGGTWSKSAPRARMAIMQRWADLIDANADRLCVLETLDMGKPIGDVVTGDLPSVINFIRFCAECIDKIDGRVTSTEADALHFVAREPYGVVAAISPWNYPLLMATWKIAPALAAGNSVVLKPAEQAPLSCLLLAQLFVEAGGPAGVLNVVNGIGEIAGKALALHADVDKISFTGSTAVGKLMLVYAGQSNMKKVALECGGKSPQIFLADLPDIDRAVEAACRGIYSNQGEVCNAGSRLLVARSIHEEFVQRFITRAPGLFQPGDPLDPATTMGPLVDREAQRRVLEYIASGSSEGARLMLGGDTPSALGEGAFVNPTLFTDVHSNMRIAREEIFGPVASVIAFDDIDEALGIANDTIYGLAASIWTRDLGTAHRFIREIQAGVVWVNTFDDGDMTQPFGGYKQSGNAKDNCMDSVRSYTQEKSAWIRF; encoded by the coding sequence ATGAGTCTCGATTCCGCCTCATTGCTCGATCATGAGCAATGGCGCCTGCTCGCAGAACGCAGCATCGCCAACACCGACACCCGCCTGTTCATCGGCGGGGATTACTGCAACAGCCATTCCGGGCTGCGCTTCCAGTCGGTAAATCCGGCCAGCGGCGAGATTCTCGCCGACGTGCACGCGGGAAGCCAGGAGGATATCGAGCGCGCGGTGCGCGCCGCACGCAGCGCGTTCCGGGGCGGTACATGGTCAAAAAGCGCGCCGCGCGCGCGCATGGCGATCATGCAGCGCTGGGCCGACCTGATCGACGCCAATGCCGATCGCCTGTGCGTTCTCGAAACACTCGACATGGGCAAACCCATCGGCGACGTGGTGACAGGCGATCTGCCGAGCGTGATCAATTTCATCCGTTTCTGCGCCGAATGCATCGACAAGATCGATGGCAGGGTCACCAGCACGGAAGCGGATGCGCTGCATTTCGTGGCGCGCGAGCCCTACGGGGTGGTGGCGGCAATTTCGCCGTGGAACTACCCGCTGCTGATGGCAACCTGGAAGATCGCGCCGGCGCTGGCGGCCGGTAACTCGGTGGTACTCAAACCCGCAGAACAGGCCCCGCTCAGCTGCCTGCTGCTGGCGCAGCTGTTTGTCGAAGCCGGTGGCCCGGCGGGCGTTCTGAACGTGGTGAACGGCATCGGCGAAATTGCCGGCAAGGCGCTCGCGTTGCATGCGGACGTCGACAAGATCAGCTTCACCGGCTCGACCGCGGTCGGCAAACTGATGCTGGTCTACGCCGGCCAGTCGAACATGAAGAAGGTGGCCCTTGAATGCGGCGGCAAATCGCCGCAGATATTTCTTGCCGACCTGCCCGACATCGACCGTGCGGTGGAGGCCGCCTGCCGCGGCATCTATTCGAACCAGGGCGAGGTATGCAATGCCGGTTCGCGGCTGCTGGTGGCACGCAGCATCCACGAGGAGTTCGTGCAGCGTTTCATCACCCGCGCGCCCGGGCTGTTCCAGCCGGGCGACCCGCTCGATCCCGCCACCACCATGGGACCGCTGGTGGATCGCGAGGCGCAGCGGCGGGTGCTCGAATACATCGCAAGCGGCAGCAGCGAGGGTGCACGCCTGATGCTGGGCGGCGACACCCCCTCCGCGCTCGGCGAGGGCGCATTCGTCAACCCCACGCTGTTCACCGACGTGCACAGCAATATGCGCATTGCGCGCGAGGAAATCTTCGGTCCGGTTGCGAGCGTGATCGCCTTCGATGACATCGACGAGGCGCTCGGCATCGCCAACGACACGATCTACGGCCTGGCCGCGAGCATCTGGACCCGCGATCTGGGCACTGCCCACCGCTTCATCCGCGAAATCCAGGCGGGCGTGGTGTGGGTCAACACCTTCGACGACGGTGACATGACGCAACCCTTCGGCGGTTACAAGCAGTCGGGCAACGCCAAGGACAATTGCATGGACAGCGTGCGTTCATACACACAGGAAAAGTCGGCCTGGATCCGCTTCTGA
- a CDS encoding efflux RND transporter permease subunit encodes MNITDIFIRRPVLATVLSLLLVFLGLRAYGSLSLRQYPEITYPVINVITVYPGANAELMQGFITRPLQRALATAEGIDYLESHSEDGISNISAHLQAGYSVDAAFADISAKVQQERKQLPRDAEDPIVQKEAGMFSSTLFYLSFTSTELSRQQITDYIDRVVQPVLSTVKGVGSVEIHGRRDFAMRIWLDPARLAAFDLTAEDVTVAVTRNNVQSAAGTVRGEYLQFYLNPQTSIRDAEGFRQLVVRRDAGSIVRLGDVARVELGAQNYDWHVSDNGTGAVFIALGAAISANPLEVGERVKAILPRIIAQLPDGMNGSIVFDATSTIRQSINEVVKTLVEASLIVIVIIFLFLGSLRSVIIPVITIPLSLIGVLSVMLWLGFSVNLLTMLAMVIAIGLVVDDAIVVVENIQRHIEEGSTPLEASYQGAREIAFPVIAMTLTLAAVYAPIGFLGGLTGKLFVEFAFTLAGAVVVSGLVALTLSPMMCSRLLRPEPAGQGFAGFVDRNFESLKRRYGKLLRHTLDNRRVVFVFAATVLVSIFFLFRAIPQELAPTEDTGEVYIMGQGPLNTTVEYTLMFVAQVEQVLEAVPEHVRHFLVSGAMGQNTFFGMLMLDPWSERERSAMDVQQSLMDELGHITGMRVNTFNFPSIPGASADLPLKFVVSSTGSYALVYQVAKEIEAKARASGLFVYVESELRFDKPEVRLDIDRDKAARLGMNVQQIGAMLATFLGGNETSRFSLDSRSYEVILQLEQEYRLSPERLDTYYLRTGTGELVPLSAVVTRSRENRPNRLTEFQQLNSATIGAMMSPGVSLGQGISWFNEQARALLPDGFSADYVGQSRQFIAEGSVLIYTFLFSFVLIYLVLAAQFESFSDPLTVLVSVPLSVCGALVPLALGMATMNIYTQVGLLTLIGLISKHGILIVDFAKRLQEREGLCASEAVLEAATVRLRPILMTTAAMVFGVMPLLIASGAGAQARISIGIVITFGMLVGTLFTLFVVPVIYSVVARRRSIETAHPA; translated from the coding sequence ATGAACATTACCGATATCTTCATCCGCCGGCCGGTGCTGGCCACCGTGCTCAGTCTGCTGCTGGTGTTTCTCGGGCTGCGGGCTTATGGCAGCCTCAGCCTGCGCCAGTATCCGGAGATAACCTACCCGGTGATCAACGTGATTACGGTCTACCCGGGAGCCAACGCCGAGTTGATGCAGGGCTTTATCACGCGGCCCCTCCAGCGCGCACTCGCCACCGCCGAGGGTATCGATTATCTCGAATCGCACAGCGAGGACGGGATATCTAATATTTCCGCACACCTGCAAGCCGGTTATAGCGTTGATGCCGCGTTCGCCGACATCAGCGCGAAGGTGCAGCAGGAACGCAAGCAGCTGCCGCGCGATGCCGAAGATCCGATCGTGCAGAAAGAAGCCGGGATGTTCAGCAGCACGTTGTTCTATCTCAGTTTCACGAGCACGGAGCTGTCACGCCAGCAGATCACCGATTATATCGATCGTGTGGTGCAGCCCGTTTTGAGTACGGTGAAAGGGGTTGGCAGTGTAGAGATCCACGGGCGGCGAGATTTTGCGATGCGCATCTGGCTCGATCCCGCGCGCCTCGCAGCCTTTGATCTCACCGCCGAGGATGTCACCGTCGCGGTTACCCGCAACAATGTGCAGAGCGCGGCCGGCACCGTGCGCGGCGAATACCTGCAGTTCTATCTCAATCCGCAGACCAGTATCCGCGACGCCGAAGGCTTTCGCCAACTCGTGGTGCGCCGCGACGCCGGTTCGATCGTGCGCCTCGGTGATGTGGCACGGGTGGAGCTCGGCGCACAGAACTATGACTGGCACGTCAGCGACAACGGTACCGGCGCGGTGTTCATCGCGCTCGGTGCGGCGATCAGTGCCAATCCACTGGAAGTCGGTGAACGTGTCAAGGCGATCCTTCCGCGGATCATCGCGCAATTGCCCGATGGCATGAACGGATCGATTGTCTTCGATGCCACCAGCACCATCCGCCAGTCGATCAACGAAGTCGTCAAGACCCTGGTCGAGGCGAGTCTGATCGTCATCGTGATCATCTTCCTGTTTCTCGGCTCGCTGCGCTCGGTGATCATTCCGGTGATCACGATTCCGCTGTCGCTGATCGGCGTACTCTCGGTGATGCTGTGGCTGGGCTTCTCGGTGAACCTGCTGACCATGCTGGCCATGGTGATTGCCATCGGCCTGGTGGTCGATGATGCGATCGTGGTGGTGGAGAACATCCAGCGTCATATCGAGGAGGGGTCGACGCCGCTCGAGGCGTCATACCAGGGCGCGCGCGAGATCGCCTTTCCGGTAATCGCAATGACCCTGACGCTCGCGGCGGTGTACGCACCGATCGGATTTCTCGGCGGACTCACCGGGAAACTGTTTGTCGAGTTCGCGTTCACGCTGGCCGGTGCGGTGGTGGTGTCGGGTTTGGTTGCGCTTACGCTGTCGCCGATGATGTGTTCGCGCCTGCTGCGACCGGAACCCGCCGGGCAGGGCTTCGCGGGATTTGTGGACCGCAATTTCGAGAGCCTGAAGCGCCGCTACGGCAAACTGCTGCGGCACACCCTCGATAACCGCCGGGTGGTATTTGTTTTTGCGGCAACCGTCCTGGTCAGCATTTTCTTTCTGTTCCGTGCAATACCCCAGGAACTGGCGCCGACCGAGGATACCGGCGAGGTGTATATCATGGGCCAGGGCCCACTCAATACCACGGTCGAATATACCCTGATGTTCGTGGCCCAGGTCGAGCAGGTGCTCGAAGCAGTGCCGGAACATGTCCGGCATTTCCTGGTGAGTGGTGCGATGGGGCAGAACACGTTTTTCGGGATGCTGATGCTGGATCCGTGGTCCGAGCGCGAGCGCAGTGCGATGGATGTGCAGCAGTCCCTGATGGACGAACTGGGTCATATCACCGGGATGCGGGTCAATACGTTCAACTTTCCATCGATTCCCGGTGCTTCCGCGGATTTGCCGCTGAAGTTCGTGGTTTCCTCGACCGGCTCCTACGCACTGGTATATCAGGTTGCCAAAGAGATCGAGGCCAAGGCACGCGCCAGCGGCCTGTTCGTGTACGTGGAATCGGAGCTGCGCTTCGACAAGCCCGAAGTGCGCCTCGATATCGATCGCGACAAGGCCGCTCGACTCGGCATGAATGTGCAGCAGATCGGCGCCATGCTGGCGACCTTTCTCGGTGGCAATGAGACCTCCCGGTTCAGCCTCGACAGCCGCAGCTATGAAGTCATCCTGCAACTCGAGCAGGAGTACCGGCTTTCGCCCGAGCGCCTCGATACCTATTATCTGCGCACCGGCACGGGCGAGCTGGTGCCACTCTCGGCGGTGGTCACCCGTTCGCGCGAGAACCGTCCCAACCGGCTGACCGAGTTCCAGCAGCTCAATTCCGCGACCATCGGCGCGATGATGAGCCCCGGCGTTTCGCTGGGGCAGGGGATTTCCTGGTTCAATGAGCAGGCGCGCGCCCTGCTGCCCGATGGCTTCAGTGCCGACTATGTCGGGCAGTCGCGGCAGTTCATCGCCGAGGGCAGTGTGCTGATCTATACGTTCCTGTTTTCCTTTGTGCTCATTTACCTGGTGCTGGCCGCGCAGTTCGAGAGTTTCAGCGATCCGCTCACGGTACTGGTGAGCGTGCCGTTATCGGTCTGCGGAGCGCTGGTGCCGCTCGCGCTCGGTATGGCAACCATGAATATCTACACCCAGGTCGGACTGCTGACGCTGATCGGCCTGATCAGCAAGCATGGCATCCTGATCGTGGATTTTGCCAAGCGGCTCCAGGAGCGCGAAGGGCTCTGTGCGAGCGAGGCTGTACTCGAAGCCGCGACGGTACGTCTGCGGCCGATCCTGATGACCACCGCGGCAATGGTGTTCGGGGTGATGCCCTTGCTGATCGCCAGCGGCGCCGGTGCCCAGGCACGCATCTCGATCGGCATCGTGATCACCTTCGGCATGCTGGTCGGAACGTTGTTCACCCTGTTCGTGGTGCCCGTGATCTACAGCGTGGTGGCGCGTCGGCGCAGTATCGAGACCGCGCACCCTGCCTGA
- a CDS encoding efflux RND transporter periplasmic adaptor subunit produces MKKPMVLMIIALVVVFGAIFGFIEGRQLMIERYLADFKPPPVSVSAQAARQQTWERGITAVGTLKAVQGIDVSTETSGVVSRIHFSAGEELQSGAELVSLEDQVEVATLKSLNAQRRLAEINFERDQRLLGSKAISRTDFDKTESLLKDISAQVEKTQAIIARKHLRAPFAGRIGIPLVEPGQYLNEGQAVVTLQALDTLEVDFSLPEQQLPLLSVGQVVRCSVQAYPDQRFDGSIAAIDAKINGSTRNVLVRARIPNTELALLPGMFVSVEVVIDANVVVVTVPETAISYNLYGDSIFVIKERQNPAGAAELFVERRYVDVGDRRDGRIAVLDGIAVGDQVVVAGALKLDAGAAVAINNTIDLGR; encoded by the coding sequence ATGAAGAAACCCATGGTCCTGATGATCATCGCACTGGTGGTGGTGTTCGGTGCGATTTTTGGCTTTATCGAGGGACGCCAGCTGATGATCGAGCGCTACCTGGCGGATTTCAAGCCACCGCCGGTCAGCGTTTCCGCGCAGGCCGCGCGGCAGCAGACCTGGGAGCGCGGCATTACCGCAGTGGGAACGCTGAAAGCGGTGCAGGGAATCGATGTTTCCACCGAGACGTCGGGGGTGGTCAGCAGGATCCATTTCAGCGCGGGCGAGGAGCTGCAGAGCGGAGCGGAACTGGTCAGCCTCGAGGATCAGGTCGAAGTGGCCACTCTTAAAAGCCTCAATGCACAGCGGCGTCTCGCGGAGATCAATTTCGAACGCGATCAGCGTCTGCTCGGCAGCAAGGCGATATCGCGTACCGATTTCGACAAGACCGAGTCGCTGCTGAAGGATATCAGCGCGCAGGTCGAGAAGACCCAGGCGATCATCGCGCGCAAGCATCTGCGGGCGCCCTTTGCCGGGCGCATCGGCATTCCCCTGGTGGAGCCCGGACAATATCTGAACGAAGGGCAGGCGGTGGTCACGCTGCAGGCGCTCGATACGCTGGAAGTCGATTTTTCACTGCCCGAGCAACAGCTGCCGTTGCTGTCCGTGGGGCAGGTCGTGCGTTGCAGCGTGCAGGCCTACCCGGATCAGCGATTCGATGGATCGATCGCGGCAATCGATGCCAAGATCAATGGAAGCACCCGCAACGTGCTGGTGCGCGCGCGTATTCCCAATACCGAGCTGGCGCTGCTGCCTGGAATGTTCGTAAGCGTCGAGGTGGTCATCGATGCCAACGTGGTGGTGGTCACGGTCCCCGAAACCGCGATCAGCTACAACCTGTACGGCGATTCGATATTCGTGATCAAGGAGCGGCAAAACCCGGCCGGCGCGGCAGAGCTGTTCGTCGAGCGTCGTTACGTCGATGTCGGTGACCGGCGCGATGGACGTATCGCGGTGCTCGATGGCATCGCCGTGGGGGATCAGGTGGTGGTTGCCGGCGCGCTGAAACTCGATGCCGGTGCCGCGGTAGCCATCAACAACACGATCGATCTCGGTCGATGA
- a CDS encoding enoyl-CoA hydratase/isomerase family protein → MDESARESTVRYQRDGAVARITLDRPDKLNAIDAHMITGLHAALDRAEHDPAVRVVLLAGNGRAFSAGFDLDAGAGDLAYWRAELRRDLDIIMRFWDSPKPTIAAVHGYCLGSAMEMAVACDITLAADDARFGAPEVKYGSGIVCLILPWLIGPKFAKEMLLSGDDHIEPARALAMGLVNRVVERGQLDTQSLALARSIAANDTRAVRLTKRAINRSIDIMGLRTALDQALEIDAEIESSTTPESQRFNEILQVEGLRAALAWRQSSTENLE, encoded by the coding sequence ATGGATGAATCCGCTCGCGAATCGACTGTTCGCTACCAGCGCGATGGCGCGGTCGCCCGCATCACGCTGGACCGACCGGACAAACTGAACGCGATCGATGCCCACATGATCACCGGACTGCATGCGGCGCTCGATCGTGCCGAACACGACCCCGCGGTGCGCGTGGTGCTGCTCGCCGGCAACGGGAGGGCCTTTTCGGCCGGTTTCGATCTCGATGCCGGCGCCGGAGACCTCGCCTACTGGCGCGCGGAACTGCGGCGCGATCTCGACATCATCATGCGCTTCTGGGACTCCCCCAAGCCGACCATCGCCGCGGTGCACGGCTACTGCCTCGGCAGCGCGATGGAAATGGCGGTGGCCTGCGATATCACGCTGGCGGCCGATGACGCGCGCTTCGGCGCTCCGGAAGTCAAATACGGCAGCGGTATCGTATGCCTGATCCTGCCGTGGCTGATCGGGCCGAAATTCGCGAAGGAAATGCTGCTCAGCGGCGATGACCACATCGAGCCGGCGCGGGCGCTGGCAATGGGGCTGGTGAACCGCGTGGTCGAGCGCGGGCAGCTCGACACCCAAAGCCTCGCGCTGGCGCGTTCGATCGCCGCCAACGACACCCGGGCGGTGCGCCTGACCAAGCGCGCGATCAACCGCAGCATCGATATCATGGGCCTGCGCACCGCGTTGGACCAGGCGCTGGAAATCGATGCCGAGATCGAATCCAGCACAACACCCGAGTCGCAACGCTTCAACGAGATCCTGCAGGTCGAGGGCCTGAGAGCCGCCCTTGCCTGGCGCCAATCGAGCACGGAGAACCTTGAATGA
- a CDS encoding aromatic ring-hydroxylating dioxygenase subunit alpha, translating into MYSIATDVEDSVTRMRAMARAQQQKPGYSIDRYFYRSHVTYRHELESMVFRSWLYAGHESQIPNPGDFFQYEVGEDAFIISRDADGKVHALVNSCRHRGARVCADPEGNRKTFVCPYHGWTYDCGGGLRSARHMDRLPAFKAEQFGLREVRVVLRHGMIFMNCDPQAFDFNHSLDGVEHALAAYDLGSARVAHRQVYKVDANWKFALENYVECYHCATSHRSYARMHTIKELGINIAHLRAALYERSEQQTGVRDLTRDFEQIYAAAPGFGACAYCSRYALYEGFVTGSRDGKPVAPLMGAFKGYDGGAGDFQFGPLCFMLNYPDHCVLYRFTPRSLTATDMEIVWFVNGNAVEGRDYRKEELIWLWHNTTLEDEFIIKRNSEGANSRFYEPGPYHPEFEQISIKFISWYLAALQQQEGGSTHNPSLRSAS; encoded by the coding sequence ATGTACAGCATTGCCACCGACGTCGAGGACAGCGTCACGCGGATGCGCGCGATGGCCAGGGCCCAGCAACAGAAGCCCGGCTACTCCATCGACCGGTATTTCTATCGTTCACACGTGACCTATCGCCATGAGCTCGAGTCGATGGTCTTCCGCAGCTGGTTGTATGCGGGGCACGAGAGCCAGATTCCGAACCCGGGTGATTTCTTCCAGTACGAGGTCGGCGAGGACGCGTTCATCATCAGCCGCGACGCGGACGGCAAAGTGCATGCACTCGTCAACAGCTGCCGTCATCGCGGCGCGCGCGTCTGCGCCGATCCCGAAGGCAACCGCAAGACCTTTGTCTGCCCCTACCACGGCTGGACCTACGATTGCGGCGGCGGCTTGCGCAGCGCACGCCACATGGACCGCCTGCCCGCTTTCAAGGCCGAGCAGTTCGGCCTGCGGGAAGTCCGCGTGGTGCTGCGCCACGGAATGATCTTCATGAACTGCGATCCGCAGGCTTTCGATTTCAATCATTCGCTCGACGGTGTCGAGCATGCGCTCGCCGCCTACGATCTGGGCAGCGCGCGCGTGGCCCATCGCCAGGTCTACAAGGTCGACGCCAACTGGAAGTTCGCACTGGAGAACTACGTCGAGTGCTATCACTGCGCGACCTCGCACCGCAGCTATGCCCGCATGCATACGATCAAGGAGCTCGGCATCAACATTGCGCACCTGCGCGCTGCGCTGTACGAGCGCTCGGAGCAGCAAACCGGCGTCCGCGATCTCACCCGCGACTTCGAACAGATCTATGCTGCCGCCCCCGGCTTCGGCGCCTGCGCCTATTGCAGCCGCTACGCGCTGTACGAGGGTTTCGTGACCGGCAGCCGCGACGGCAAACCGGTCGCGCCGCTGATGGGTGCCTTCAAGGGCTACGACGGCGGCGCCGGCGATTTCCAGTTCGGGCCGCTGTGTTTCATGCTGAATTATCCGGACCATTGCGTGCTGTACCGGTTCACACCACGCTCGCTCACCGCGACCGACATGGAAATCGTGTGGTTCGTGAACGGCAATGCCGTGGAGGGACGCGATTACCGGAAGGAGGAGTTGATCTGGCTATGGCACAACACCACGCTCGAGGACGAGTTCATCATCAAGCGCAACAGCGAGGGCGCCAACTCCCGCTTCTACGAACCCGGCCCGTATCACCCGGAATTCGAGCAAATCAGCATCAAGTTCATCAGCTGGTACCTCGCTGCGCTGCAGCAACAGGAAGGCGGCTCCACGCACAATCCCTCGCTGCGAAGCGCCTCCTGA
- the bcp gene encoding thioredoxin-dependent thiol peroxidase yields the protein MAFPKIGNLAPLFSLPNQDGRIISLKDFRDRKTVVLYFYPAAMTPGCTTQACGLRDSAAQLAKLDAVVLGVSKDLPAKLLRFRERDQLDFDLLSDPDHAVCGKYGAWGPKKFMGRTFDGILRTTFIIGKDGRLLHVMDKVKTRTHHEDVLALLRNRA from the coding sequence ATGGCATTTCCGAAAATCGGCAATCTCGCACCGCTGTTCAGCCTGCCCAACCAGGACGGGCGGATCATCAGCCTGAAGGATTTCAGGGACAGGAAGACCGTGGTGCTGTATTTCTATCCCGCTGCCATGACACCCGGCTGTACCACCCAGGCCTGCGGTTTGCGTGACAGCGCCGCCCAGCTCGCAAAGCTCGATGCGGTGGTGCTCGGAGTGAGCAAGGACCTTCCGGCGAAGCTGCTGCGATTTCGCGAGCGCGACCAGCTGGATTTCGACCTGTTGTCGGACCCCGATCACGCAGTCTGCGGGAAATACGGTGCATGGGGGCCGAAGAAATTCATGGGGCGTACCTTCGACGGTATCCTGCGCACGACGTTCATAATCGGCAAGGACGGACGGCTGCTCCACGTGATGGACAAGGTCAAGACCAGGACGCACCACGAGGATGTGCTGGCGTTGCTGCGCAACCGCGCTTGA